GACCGGACAGGACGTCGCCGCTCTGTCCCGCATCCCTCCGGACCGGGTCGGACGAACGGACGCGCGGGCGAAGTACCCGATATTCAGTTCTAATCTAACTTGCAAGAGCGGGAGCAAAGGGGTTTCCAAGAACTACTGGGCCGAGCTCGAGATTGGGGTGATCCCGGTAACGGTTATTGGGGTCCACTTCCTCGCCTTCCCCGACCGCTGCGACCGGGCGGTGAAGCGCGAGGCCCAGGCGCTGGTAATCGCGCGCCTGGCACGGGACGCGCTTCGCCAGGGGCGGGAAGTGATCGTACTCGGCGACATGAATGACTTCGACGGAACAGTGCTTGACGCAAGCTCAGACCGCCCGATCTCGATCGTACTCAAAACCCTCAAGGATCCTGATCCGACCCGTCCCGGAGACGAGCTGCACAATGCCTGCGATCGCATCCCCCAGTCCGAGCGCTACACCGCGTGGTACGATCGGAACAGGAACGGGCGGTACGATCCGGGGGATGCGCTCTCCCAGATCGACTTCATCCTGGTCAGCTCCGGTCTGTACTCCCGCCTCACGGAGGTGCAGATCGATCACTCCGCCCCACCGGGGTGGGCGTCGGACCACTGGCCGGTCGTGGTCACGTTCTGCTACGACGAAGAGAACATCGCCTATGGAGAGCCGTGACCGGAGATCAGGGTTCCCCTCCGTCAGTATCGTGCACGCCTTGCGTTCTGCCACATTGGGGCATAACATCCGGACAAGGAGGAAAGGGATGAAGCTTCTCTTGGTCTATGCAGAGCGATTCGGGTACCGTACAACCCTGAAGACGGTGGAGACAGCACCGGACAAGGACGAGTCCGTAGAGATCGAAGACGCGCTCGTCGGGTTCATCCACTTCGAGGCGGCGGACGAGCAAGACCCCGCTGGGATGGAGACGAAGCTCGTCAAGAACCTGAAGTGGGCGGCGCGGAAGAACGAAACGAAGCGGATCATCCTCCACTCCTTCGCCCATCTTTCTGATACCAAAGCATCCCCCGAGTTCGCCGCGCGGGTCCTCGCCGGAGCGGAGACACGGCTCAAGGACGCGGGATACGAGGCATTCCAGACCCCATTCGGTTACTTCCTCGATCTCGAGCTCTCCGCCCCCGGCCGCCCGTCGGCACGGGTATTCAAGAGCTTTTGAGCCACTCCTCTGCCTGGCGCAGCACCTGTCGGGTGTCGT
The sequence above is drawn from the Candidatus Bipolaricaulota bacterium genome and encodes:
- a CDS encoding threonyl-tRNA synthetase editing domain-containing protein; this translates as MKLLLVYAERFGYRTTLKTVETAPDKDESVEIEDALVGFIHFEAADEQDPAGMETKLVKNLKWAARKNETKRIILHSFAHLSDTKASPEFAARVLAGAETRLKDAGYEAFQTPFGYFLDLELSAPGRPSARVFKSF
- a CDS encoding endonuclease/exonuclease/phosphatase family protein; this translates as MFKYKRFLSGMFFLVGYVALTTVLCAGIQTGSFTIAAFNAEWLFDGVNDRFAPWTSPTAADAHLARIGSVIAALGADYVSLEEVEDARILGRLADLLSAFGYEQIFVQGRDTATGQDVAALSRIPPDRVGRTDARAKYPIFSSNLTCKSGSKGVSKNYWAELEIGVIPVTVIGVHFLAFPDRCDRAVKREAQALVIARLARDALRQGREVIVLGDMNDFDGTVLDASSDRPISIVLKTLKDPDPTRPGDELHNACDRIPQSERYTAWYDRNRNGRYDPGDALSQIDFILVSSGLYSRLTEVQIDHSAPPGWASDHWPVVVTFCYDEENIAYGEP